The Hordeum vulgare subsp. vulgare chromosome 7H, MorexV3_pseudomolecules_assembly, whole genome shotgun sequence DNA window GATCACCTCTTGTACTATCTTAAATAAGAGAAGACAAACTTTTTTTATAAGTCTCTTTTTCACCTTATCATTTTTCTTACGGGACACTTCTAAGATAACAACATTCATGCATTTATATTTCGAGAGTACTCCATATTTGTCTAAAAAAAATCCTATTACTCCGTACCTGTAAATAGAGCCTCTGGCCAGGTGTAACATGGAAAACAAACACGCGCACTTCCCTTTCCTTCCTCCTAACGTCCGCCCACACACCTCCCCCTCTGCCCGCCTCGCCATCGCCCAACCGCCGACGAGATCGCCCGCCACAAATCCCCTAGATCCACCGCGGGCCAGCGAGCCGGTGAACCTAGTTTTGATGCGATTGCGCTAAGCTCGCGCTCCTGTCCCGCCCGCGCGCCATGGCGCACAGCGACCTCGAGCCGCTGCGCTCTGGCGCCGCCGCGCTGCCGTCCTCCTCCGACCCTGACTCGCCATCGACCCCGCGAAGGAACCGCGTGCGCGAGCTGCTGCGGAACCTGGACCGCCGGCTCTCGAGCAGGGGGCGACATAACCACGTCGACAGCGGCCCGGCGTCCCCCACGGCGGCGGGGGAGGCGGGGGCGCCCAGGAGGGAGGAGAGTGACGAGCTCGGCGACGGCGCGCCGCCCGAGTGGGCGCTGCTGCTCGTCGGGTGCCTCCTCGGGCTTGCCACCGGCATCTGCGTCGCCGCGTTTAACCGCGGGGTAAGTAAGAGATCTGCGTGGAGAAAAAAATGCGTCATTTATCAGTCCTTTTAAACCGCTGCTTTTGGGTAAAGTAGTATTCTGCCGAGATCTCTATGCTTGACAAGTACAGGGTCTGTGAAATCTACTCTGATCTTTCTATGGTGATGATTGTTTTCGTGGGACTGTTGATATGAGATAGATGGGTTGTGGGGGATTTCAAACACTCTGGACTATGGATGCGGGTATACATTTACGTGCATTGTAGTTCTGCAGCACACTCCTGTATGAGGCAACACAGTGGTGAGGAAGAAACTTACAGTCTCATCTGTGGGAAAAGTGATAGATCATATGAATTTGTGTGCTTCTCAGGGTGTCATATCGGATATGCTGGTGTTGCTTGGTTGTCTTCACATGGAACATGATGATACGGAGAATTGGTGATAGCTGGTGCATTATGGTCTCTGCCAGTTAGAGTATTCGTTTTAATGTATGCCTTGTGAAGCTATGGGGTGAGCAAGGGCCAAGGAGTTTTGTGTGCAGTATGTTAACCTGATGATGACTTGCCGGTTTGATAAGGTTTTGTGCTATTTAATTTATTGCTGCTGATTCTGGTGTTCTGATTGTGTTAGTGATTTGCCTTGATGAAGATCAGATAGTGGCCTACCTGAGTTATATGAAACCTATTCGAGATTTATCAAACTGCATGGGAAATAGAAAGGTCCTCCTTCTGATGTGTTTGGGTGTTCTGCCTGTGTATCTACCTTGCAACTGCTATGTGTTCGCAGAGCTTATGCCCTGTTTTactctcattttttttaaacgtTTGCTTTGTGGAGCTTTTGGGTGGGGGTTGCCTTGGGGAGTATTTTGGGCGTTATTTCAGGTCTTAAATAGACTAAGGCCATCTCCATGTTAAGATACTTCTATGTTCTCACACTGTAATTGTTGAGCTGTGTGGAGCTCACCTCTACTAATTAATTTTCACTACATGGTGAGCTTCAAATCCTTGTGTAGTTttatgtttggtgtttctctgtgTTTTTAACTTATCAATTCTTTAGATCTAATAGGATAGGCTTTGCTTAGGAAGATCATAGTCATTAAGCAGGAGCTATTCAATCATTTAATTGTTTATTGTTTGAACTAAAAGGTTGATTTTTAATCTTTACTGTTCAGCTGTTTGAAAAACACTTGCCTTACCCTTTTCAGGTGCATGTCATACATGAATGGGCATGGGCAGGCACACCCACCGAGGGTGCTGCTTGGCTTCGCCTGCAGAGGCTTGCTGATACTTGGCATAGGATATTGTTAATTCCAGTGACTGGTGGAGTTGTTGTTGGTATGATGCATGGGTTGCTGGAGATATTTGAGCAGATAAAGCTATCTATGTCATCTCAAAGGGAAGGTATCGATTTCATGAGTGCGATTTTTCCTGCAATCAAGGCCATCCAAGCTGCAATTACTTTAGGGACGGGATGTTCGTTGGGTCCTGAAGGGCCTAGTGTTGATATTGGTAAATCTTGTGCAATTGGGTGCGCTGAAATGATGGAGAACAACAGGGAACGAAGGATTGCTCTTATCGCAGCCGGATCAGCTGCTGGAATTGCTTCAGGTATACCTAAGTAACTACTTTTGTTTTGAACATAgttttaaatagcgggctatGGCAAATAGCGGCGGACCTCTAAATCAGCTATAGCGGGCTATATCGGTCTATTTGTACATGATAGCCTTTAGCGGCACCTTGCTGAAAAGGCTATAGCAAGGCTAACTATGGTTTTTAATTAATGATAGCTTACCAGGGTTGCTGCCTGGTAGTATACCTAAGTAATTATGTCTGTCAAATTGTTCACATGCATAAGATAGAATTTAAATACAACGAAATCTTGCCAAGATGCTAGGCAGAAATTAAAAAAGAAAGGATGATGCAATAATTATGCAAGCAAGGACCACAAATCATATTTAGGAACATTGTAGATCTTTGCGGGAGTGAAGAGGAGATTCATATTTTTTAAGTTACCAGCTGCTCCTTAGTCCCATACCCATGTTGTTGAGTTTCTTTCCTATATTTCCCCCTGACACTTGTCTATATGTTTAGGTTTTAATGCTGCAGTTGCTGGATGTTTTTTTGCTATCGAAACAGTACTGAGGCCACTCCGAGCAGAGAACTCACCACCGTTTACAACTGCTATGATTATCTTGGCATCAGTTATatcatcaaccgtgtccaatgttTTGTTAGGGGAGAAGGCAGCTTTTATTGTCCCGACGTATGAACTAAAATCTGCCGCTGGTATTTTATCTTATTCCGATCAAATTTGGTATTACAGAAAGGTAGTTTTTGTTCAGTTAGTAGATATGTCTTATGTGCTCTACTGTAGTAGGAAAATTAGTGTGTTCTCATCTTGCACCTGGTTCTTTTTCTCGAACACCCATAAAAACGTGTGCTGTATCTTTCGCCTGGTTTCTAGTTTTTATCTTCTGTTTTGCCAGAAATCAGTCTATTCGATATCCGCACCATGCATAAAAACGTTGTTTTTGCTAGTTCTAGTAATTTCAATAGGGTAAATATCTATTTCCAGCCCTGTTTTCCAAATAGTAAGTCACTGTAGCCCATTTTGCTCGCAAATATGACACCTTATATTTTTTGGTTCTAGGCAAATTTATCATGAGAAAATTATCTTAGTATCGAGCAAGCATGTAAAAATTGGAAATATCATccaatatgatttcatgtgggacTCGGGTTCACGTCGTAGTAACATGGTGGATAATATTTTCCGACTTCCCAATCTTTGGCCTGACACTCTGACCAGTTGACTATACTCTGTTTTTAGTACTCCAGCACTTTTGGCTACAATATCCCATCTAGCATTCATCTTCCCCTTTCCAAACAAAGAAACTTAAATAACGCTATGATGGATTAGTTATTAACTGATGAATTTATAATGCTTAACTCCTGATATAAAATCCCAGAGCTGTGGATGGCTTGTGCAGGAGAGAAAATAATAGTTGTAACACCTTCTGTAGTCTCCTAGGTCTACCAGCTATGCAAATATGATGCACAGCTAGCTGCATGAGCCATTCCTTGCAAAATTTACATTCGTTTTTAGCACTTGTTGCTGTGATTCTTTTTCATCTGGCAGTTAGACATTTATTAACTCACAATTCTGATGTTCGGTAATGTGTATTTGTTATTGCCTAAATTTTCAGTTGTCTAAGTATGCAACTGACTAAAGTTATATTCTGCAGAGCTTCCACTCTATCTTATTCTAGGCATGCTTTGCGGTGTAGTAAGTGTGGTATTCAGGCAACTGGTTGTTTGGTTCACAAAGACTTTTGACTTGATAAGGAAAAAATTTGGTCTCCCTGCTGTAGTATGTCCAGCTTTAGGTGGTCTTGGAGCAGGTTTAATAGCTCTAAGATACCCTGGAATACTGTATTGGGgtttcaccaacgttgatgaaatTCTACATACGGGAAAAAGTGCTTCAGCTCCCGGGATTTGGCTGTTAGCTCAGTTGGCTGCTGCAAAAGTTGTTGCGACCGCACTTTGCAAAGGTTCTGGCCTTGTTGGTGGCCTATATGCCCCAAGCTTGATGATCGGtgctgctgttggtgctgtttttGGAGGCTCAGCGGCAGAATTAATTAACTCTGCCATCCCGGGTAACACTGCTGTTGCACACCCTCAAGCTTATGCACTTGTaagttttgtttttgagctaggcaGGTAGTTTAAAGTTTGATATGGCCAAAAGTAATACTACTTTCTACTCAATTCAGGTGGGAATGGCTGCTACCCTAGCCTCAGTTTGTTCAGTTCCATTGACATCTGTACTGCTACTCTTTGAACTGACAAAAGATTACAGAATTCTACTACCTCTGATGGTAATGTACAACTGATGAGTTTGTTATTTTGCTGTAAAAGCATGCCATTTAACATACCAAATATACCAAGTTTAAGCTTACACTTGTTTTTGATTAATAGGGAGCTGTTGGTTTAGCAATATGGGTCCCATCGGTTGTAAGTAACTCCAGCAACAAAGAGATGTTTGAGGCTACGTCTCCTCGGCATGGTTATTCTTCGCTATTACCTCCTGCCGATAGAAGTGAGACAGATGGGAGACGCCCAGATGGAGATGATGTTGAACTAGCAATTCTAGAAGATGATCTATATCACTATGGCAGTAACAGTGAGGAGATGCTTCTCGATGAGTTGAAGGTCTAACAGTTCATGTTCCATGTTTTAATAGTTTCATTTGAGTAAATATGCAAAACTGTGCTGGCCATTTCATACCTTTCTAACAAGAACTCTTCCAGGTATCACGAGCAATGTCAAAGCATTTCATTAAGGTTACatctgcagccactatcaaggagGCAACACTGCTTATGCACGATAAGCAGCAAGGTTGTGTTCTTGTTGTAGACAATGAAGATTTTCTTGAAGGGATTGTTACGGTTGGTGACATTCGTCGTAGAGGATTTGAATCAAGTGAAGATGCTAACAGTACTGGGGAAAATTCATCTGTTCTGGATGTATGTAACCTCACAAGTTTATGGTCTACAGTTAAACTTACCATCTGATTGTCATTTTCTGTAAAAGAATACACATATTTACTCGAAGGGTCTTTTCAGGTGAATTCTGCTCTTGTTACATCGTGCCTTACACGAGGGTTTCAGTACCATGGCAGTGAAAGAGGGCTGGTGACCTGCTTTCCCGACACAGATCTGAGCACCGCTAAGGTGCTCATGGAAGTCAAAGGTATCAAGCAACTTCCGGTGGTCAAAAGGGGGGCTGGTCGCAGGAATGATGGGAGGCGTAAAGTTCTCGGGCTTCTTCATTACGAGTCAATAGGACGATGCTTAAGGTAATCCTTGTTAAGACATACTTCTTATTCAATTAGTTGGATTATTTGTGTGATAACGATGCACTTTCCTTTCCATCGATAATTCTGTGCTAGATAAATGCAGCCAAGTGCCAACCACCTCCAGGACTCCAGATGAATATATTGACCCTGGTGTACCTTTGAATTTTGAACTGACAAACTCTTACATGACAATCGTTTTTCTTTTAGACTTATTTTTTTTCCTTGGACAAGGGAAGAATGCACTGTACCCACTTATATCCTCTCACTGTCTGACAAACAACACTTAAAAGCACAACTGGCCTTATTTTCCTACCAATAATCCAATATACCGGAATAGTTATAGTCAATCTATTGGTTTCCTTGGCTTTGAACCACAAGCTCAAAGCTTCTTTTGAACAAATGCTGATTTGGCCCGAGGCCATTCGATAAATTGCCTTGATATACATTAGACAGATAGCAAGTAACTTGTTGACAGTCCTATCTTACAATATATGGCGGTTATTTTTCTTATAACTGAAGCAGAGGTGGACTGTGAGTCTGTAGATACATTGATTGAAACCGAATCCTTGCAAGGGGGAGAGGAGTGGTCTAGGAGAACTCTGGTACTTTCCTCCTGCCATACGAAAGCACTCTGATACGAATGTTTGAACAATGCTCATGCAGGGAGGAGCTGGAGCGATGGAAGGCGATCTATCAGAGAGAATTTCCAGCAGCCAGCAGTTAGTTGGCAGTGAGCATGGAGGCACTGAACATGCAGAGCTGAAGTTTTGGTTGTAATTTTTAGTGAAGAAAATACCAGATACATAAAGCGACGTTTGAACAAACTAGGGAGTTAGGGTTAACTTAAACACCTCAGTTAAAAGAGTCTTCACCAAATGTAAAGTGTTTTGGAGCTTGCAGATTTCGTATGGATTACAGATTATAAGAGGTGATGGTGTGGTTTTCAGCTTTGATGTTTCTGGGTTCTGACATGGTAACATACCGGGAACATATTGCTTGGCCTTTTGCAACCCAATTCAAAACAAATGTAAGTCTGTTATTGTGGAAATTGTTAGTGCTTCGTGTTGTATCCTATCCTATGTCGTGCAATGATGATTTGCTGTAAAACAGGTGCGCTGTTCCAACAAAATGTAAAATTAGAATAACTCAGGTTCTGCACGGCAGTGAGTTAAAAACTGTCAGATTAGGTAAATAAaaaacatgtactccctccgttcctaaatataagtctttttagagttttcattggaggactacatacggatgtatatagacatattttagagtataggttcactcattttgcttcgtatatagtctcctagtgaaatctctaaaaagacttatatttagaaacggagggagtaaattttTACAGGATCTGACGACCTAAGTTGATTCAGTGTTAGCTTGAAACCTGAATATTTCAGCAACAAAGGTAGTGCCATATGACAAGTTTGGTTAGCTACCCTCAGATGTTAATCTTTTTTCCTGCTTAATAAAATCATCTGAATTCTCTGTGCTcccttttttttctgtaagatgagTCCTCTGTGACCATGAAACGAAACTGAAAAAAAGGTCCTCtaagaaaaactgaaaaaaaagGTCGCATGGAAGAACAAGGGTACATCACCAAAACTGTTTTTCACATACAAAAACATAATAGTAGTAGACCTCATGTCTCATCTTACAAGAGACCTGAACATTCTTACAAGAGACCTGCACATTCACTACATGTTAGGACTCTGAGACAGCCTGCTCATCAGCTGCTGGTAAGCCGCCGGACCAGTTCCACTCTGGCCTGCTGGCCGTGCCGCCGGATTCCCCTTCACCTCCCTTGCCTGCAGCACAAGCCTCGGGCTCCCCTGCATCGCCGACGGATCACCGGCCATCATCTGCGCCGGCACCGGAACGAGCGCCAGGCCACGGGGGAGCACTCCGAAGGGGAAGCCGTCTGCTACACCGAGCTGCGCAATCGAGCCATATGCGGCTGCTCCGGTGTACTGAGGGATgatgcctcctcctccttgtgccGGCGGCGGCGCAACGCCACCATGGCCCGAGCTTGGGTGGCCATTGTTTCTGTCAGTCGGAACCTCATGGGTGTGCCTGCCCTCGTACGTCGTGATGACCGATTTCGGGTCATTCGACGCCCTCTCCACGTGCTTGCGCACCGGGCAGCTCGGGTGCGTGCATTTGTAGTAGCTCCTGCACACACAAGGAGCAAAAGGGTGGGTGTTTCTGCTTCTTCACGGGCCAAGTGTTTCTGAAGCTAAAAATCTCCCTCCCATTCCCACTGAAGAAGGGAACAAGGGAATCTGCAATGGCGCTACGAAGTCACCTTGGATTTGGATTGCCTTTGACAACTTTCTGACCGTACTTGCGCCAGCGGTAGCCGTCGTCGAGCACATCGACCTCGCTTGTGGTCTGCACGATGACGCGGGCCTCTCGGACAGCTCTCGACGCCAGAGCCCCTATGTCTATGGTACCAATGGCGGTGGCTGGAGTGACATAATCCATCATTCTGAAACGACATTCAAAAGAATCCATGATGTAGCCAGGCTTGTGTTAGGGAATTAGTGAAGAGGTTTAACTAACCTTCTCTTCGACTCGGCCAAATCTTTGTCCCTCTCGATGCCCGAAGAAACAGTACCATGTGCCTCCCTCTTACTGTCTTCACCGGAGAGCGTCGGCGGCGAGATATCAATGGCTTCTCGGGTAGCTGATCTGTCTGCAAGTCCTGCCCTGTTAAGAGAAGCACAGAGATTTGTCGCAGGAACTTCACCGTGCGCATCTTGGAAGTGGTCAGCCGGAGCATTCTCTGCGCCGTCGGCTTGCAGATCGTTGGGGCGTGAGCAGGCGACGACACCTGGGCGTCTGTCGGGAGGCGGTAAAGGGTGATTGTGAGAACCTTTGTAGACTATCTCCGTTATATCGCCGTCTTGACAATGCTCCACCTTTTTCTTGACAGGGCAATTCTGGTGACTGCATTTGTAGTAGTTCGTTGGATGGCCACTGTTCTTCACTTGCTTCTTCCCATATTTCCTCCAATTATATCCATCCTCTGCTCGGACAATGATCGTCGCTGGAGAATCGTCTCCGTTTCTGTTTGCCTTGATATCTTCTTGTTCGCTGTTGGGGATACGGTGATTGTTCTCGCTTGCTGAGGGCTGGTTTTGATGAATAACATTGGGACCCTGAACAGCAATACTTTTTTCAGGTCAATGCATCATCGAATACAGAATTTCACTTTGCTCACGATTTCTGCAAGAACGAAAAACCCGGGCGTTGCCAGAGAAATAGGCAATAAAACAGTAATGCTCGACCAAATTACCTCATTGTCGACAATAGAAAAAGTTGTATTAGACCTCAAAATTTGCTGAAAGGAGATTGTATGATCATCATGGGACAGCTCTTGAGCCTTCTTATGGACCGATGGTATTGTTGTATTAGCATTGGTACGCATCAGAAATGGCAATTTACCGGTCGTAGGAGAAGGTTGTGCCTGCATAAACGATAAACATTTACAAAACTTGACACCGTAAACATTATACTGGAAGCATCATATCCAAGAGCAATAATAATCGACAATTCCAAGAAACTACAGGTTGTACAACACAAATCAAAATGAAGCTATCCTAGTCAGAGAATAGTTTGATCATGTACTGATAAAAATGTTCCCCATAGGTGATCATTGCACATAAACTGACATTGACCGAGGCAGGGATAGTAACATACGATTGCGTTGGGAAGAAAAACCGGCGACTCAAGAAGTTCCCTTGGACTCACGCCGGGTGGAATTATGATAGGAGACCGAATCGACGCGGAAAAACCAACACGGGAAGTGTCGATCTTGAGTGCACAGAAACCGTTCCTTTCTGCAGGACTGCCATTATCTGGGCTTGATTTCTCATCAGCACCAAACAGGTTTGGTTCAAAATGGAGAGAGGTTTTGTTAACTCGAGAACTTTCTCCCAGGCTCGAATCGACGGAAGCT harbors:
- the LOC123407624 gene encoding LOW QUALITY PROTEIN: chloride channel protein CLC-f (The sequence of the model RefSeq protein was modified relative to this genomic sequence to represent the inferred CDS: inserted 2 bases in 1 codon), producing the protein MAHSDLEPLRSGAAALPSSSDPDSPSTPRRNRVRELLRNLDRRLSSRGRHNHVDSGPASPTAAGEAGAPRREESDELGDGAPPEWALLLVGCLLGLATGICVAAFNRGVHVIHEWAWAGTPTEGAAWLRLQRLADTWHRILLIPVTGGVVVGMMHGLLEIFEQIKLSMSSQREGIDFMSAIFPAIKAIQAAITLGTGCSLGPEGPSVDIGKSCAIGCAEMMENNRERRIALIAAGSAAGIASGFNAAVAGCFFAIETVLRPLRAENSPPFTTAMIILASVISSTVSNVLLGEKAAFIVPTYELKSAAELPLYLILGMLCGVVSVVFRQLVVWFTKTFDLIRKKFGLPAVVCPALGGLGAGLIALRYPGILYWGFTNVDEILHTGKSASAPGIWLLAQLAAAKVVATALCKGSGLVGGLYAPSLMIGAAVGAVFGGSAAELINSAIPGNTAVAHPQAYALVGMAATLASVCSVPLTSVLLLFELTKDYRILLPLMGAVGLAIWVPSVVSNSSNKEMFEATSPRHGYSSLLPPADRSETDGRRPDGDDVELAILEDDLYHYGSNSEEMLLDELKVSRAMSKHFIKVTSAATIKEATLLMHDKQQGCVLVVDNEDFLEGIVTVGDIRRRGFESSEDANSTGENSSVLDVNSALVTSCLTRGFQYHGSERGLVTCFPDTDLSTAKVLMEVKGIKQLPVVKRGAGRRNDGRRKVLGLLHYESIGRCLREELERWKAIYXRENFQQPAVSWQ
- the LOC123412082 gene encoding probable WRKY transcription factor 2 — its product is MAGTSNRRGAVMEDWMLSTPSPRTLMLSLFNDDFSSSPFSDVSGDSGSNKPRDGTERTKASVDSSLGESSRVNKTSLHFEPNLFGADEKSSPDNGSPAERNGFCALKIDTSRVGFSASIRSPIIIPPGAQPSPTTGKLPFLMRTNANTTIPSVHKKAQELSHDDHTISFQQILRSNTTFSIVDNEGPNVIHQNQPSASENNHRIPNSEQEDIKANRNGDDSPATIIVRAEDGYNWRKYGKKQVKNSGHPTNYYKCSHQNCPVKKKVEHCQDGDITEIVYKGSHNHPLPPPDRRPGVVACSRPNDLQADGAENAPADHFQDAHGEVPATNLCASLNRAGLADRSATREAIDISPPTLSGEDSKREAHGTVSSGIERDKDLAESKRRMMDYVTPATAIGTIDIGALASRAVREARVIVQTTSEVDVLDDGYRWRKYGQKVVKGNPNPRSYYKCTHPSCPVRKHVERASNDPKSVITTYEGRHTHEVPTDRNNGHPSSGHGGVAPPPAQGGGGIIPQYTGAAAYGSIAQLGVADGFPFGVLPRGLALVPVPAQMMAGDPSAMQGSPRLVLQAREVKGNPAARPAGQSGTGPAAYQQLMSRLSQSPNIFVSWSQRTHLTEKKGSTENSDDFIKQEKRLTSEGS